One segment of Sesamum indicum cultivar Zhongzhi No. 13 linkage group LG4, S_indicum_v1.0, whole genome shotgun sequence DNA contains the following:
- the LOC105159987 gene encoding uncharacterized protein LOC105159987, whose product MEAKAAPNAQQLTSKWPQMVPKFLKFTSSSTLLNPRCKSISLFVTHCSTKPNTNKRATDENQSNTEPLPSSRIQPTSGQQVGSSFSLSRGLIFDVGSKNSWDSLEIGSPVVKRYLSDEEERWYMWYHGRSSESPDFDSIGLAVSSNGIHWERGGGAVRSNADVGLVMSSSKDWWAFDTHSIRPCEVMIMSSAKVRANSAVYWLYYTGFSSENIKCLDNSLEFNFKNPERVHLDVENGGLNGDSSKILKSLPGLAMSQDGRHWARIEGEHHSGALLDVGSDGEWDSLFIASPQVVFHGTGDLRMYYHSFDVENGHFAIGVARSRDGMRWVKLGKILSGGTRGAFDECGIVNARILRNKKDGEYLMVYEGVDGDGKRSIGVAVSSDGLQHWKRVQDSPVFKQSEDGGWDCDGVGSPCLVQMDGDTEEWRLYYRGIGKGGRSGIGLAVSQGSEVNNFQRWTGFHL is encoded by the coding sequence ATGGAAGCCAAAGCAGCACCCAATGCTCAGCAGCTAACCTCAAAATGGCCTCAAATGGTACctaaatttctcaaatttactTCCTCTAGTACCCTCCTCAATCCAAGATGTAAAAGTATTTCTTTGTTTGTCACGCACTGCTCTACAAAACCAAACACCAACAAAAGGGCAACAGATGAGAATCAGTCGAACACTGAGCCACTTCCAAGTTCTAGAATTCAACCCACATCGGGTCAACAAGTTGGTTCGAGTTTCTCATTGTCTAGGGGCTTAATTTTTGATGTGGGTTCCAAGAATTCTTGGGACAGTCTTGAGATTGGTTCACCTGTGGTGAAAAGGTACCTCAGCGATGAGGAAGAGAGGTGGTACATGTGGTACCATGGGAGGTCGAGTGAAAGTCCTGACTTTGATTCAATTGGATTGGCTGTTTCAAGCAATGGGATCCACTGGGAAAGAGGTGGAGGAGCTGTTCGATCAAATGCCGATGTGGGGTTGGTTATGAGCAGTAGTAAAGATTGGTGGGCATTTGATACTCATAGCATTAGGCCTTGTGAGGTTATGATAATGTCGAGCGCTAAGGTTAGAGCTAACAGTGCTGTTTACTGGCTTTATTACACTGGGTTTAGCTCTGAAAATATTaagtgtttggataattctttggaatttaatttcaagaatcctGAAAGGGTGCACTTAGATGTAGAGAATGGTGGCCTGAATGGTGATAGTAGCAAGATTCTCAAGTCATTACCTGGTTTAGCAATGAGTCAAGATGGGAGGCATTGGGCTAGAATTGAGGGGGAGCATCACAGCGGGGCATTGCTCGATGTGGGATCGGATGGCGAGTGGGATTCTTTGTTCATTGCCTCCCCACAAGTTGTTTTTCATGGCACTGGTGATCTTAGAATGTACTATCACTCATTTGATGTCGAAAACGGGCACTTTGCCATTGGCGTTGCACGGTCAAGGGACGGGATGCGGTGGGTGAAGCTGGGGAAGATACTAAGTGGTGGTACTCGTGGGGCTTTCGACGAGTGTGGGATAGTTAACGCTCGTATTTTGAGGAACAAGAAAGACGGTGAGTACTTGATGGTCTATGAAGGTGTCGATGGAGATGGGAAAAGGAGCATTGGTGTGGCAGTGTCTTCAGATGGATTGCAGCATTGGAAAAGAGTGCAAGATAGTCCTGTTTTCAAGCAATCCGAGGACGGGGGATGGGATTGTGACGGGGTGGGATCGCCATGCTTAGTTCAAATGGATGGAGACACAGAGGAATGGAGATTGTACTACAGAGGGATTGGGAAAGGAGGGAGAAGTGGAATTGGATTGGCAGTTTCCCAAGGAAGTGAAGTGAACAATTTCCAGAGGTGGACAGGATTTCATTTGTGA
- the LOC105160080 gene encoding F-box protein At5g49610-like, with protein MEKEEDVTGRSVHFPEEILLEILVRLPAESIFRFRCVSKNWRCLISDPSFFSCYVERSQQSPPFAFIFQCGLKVEATSNDLILYQSNFQEPVYFLANSFTRKCVKIPMHCSRRSYGATGLISCVRNGITSYNVVRLVKSCDSSGFCLNLETFSSENGAWRSFKMKHCTFNVELDARPCVVYKGVLHWICNRMTALLAYDPGRSPDECRFISIPNETYNGNGINAILGVSGENLYYFEMFGISIQERELPRWKLWVLKDYKSGEWSLDQEGKERKIESISAVSNVLSTYSPLFPVALHPWNKDIVYFWYEGYILTFSVKKGWFEDKLSSFRSESIVAMWEIFPLSMPLCPTQLPQPQWDSSKLAMFADVKPDTEQRNSWA; from the exons ATGGAGAAGGAAGAGGATGTTACAGGACGAAGTGTCCATTTCCCCGAGGAAATACTGCTTGAGATTCTTGTCAGACTCCCTGCCGAATCAATCTTCAGATTCAGATGTGTTTCCAAGAACTGGCGCTGTTTGATCTCTGATCCTTCGTTTTTTTCCTGTTACGTTGAACGGTCTCAACAGTCGCCTCCGTTTGCATTCATTTTCCAGTGTG GCCTAAAGGTCGAAGCAACAAGCAACGACTTGATTCTGTATCAATCGAATTTTCAAGAGCCCGTTTATTTTTTGGCCAATTCCTTCACAAGAAAATGTGTCAAAATCCCAATGCATTGCTCAAGAAGAAGTTACGGTGCTACCGGCTTAATCTCGTGTGTTAGAAATGGGATCACGAGCTACAACGTTGTGCGCCTCGTTAAGTCTTGTGACAGCAGTGGATTCTGTTTGAATCTCGAGACATTTTCTTCTGAAAATGGAGCGTGGAGGAGCTTCAAGATGAAACATTGCACGTTTAATGTGGAACTCGATGCAAGGCCATGCGTTGTTTACAAAGGAGTTCTTCATTGGATTTGCAATAGAATGACGGCCCTTTTGGCCTATGATCCTGGCAGGAGTCCTGATGAATGCCGTTTCATCAGCATACCAAATGAGACCTACAATGGGAACGGCATCAACGCAATCTTGGGAGTGTCTGGTGAAAATTTGTActattttgagatgtttgggATCTCTATTCAAGAACGTGAGCTGCCCAGATGGAAACTGTGGGTGCTGAAAGACTATAAAAGTGGGGAATGGAGTTTGGATCAAGagggaaaagaaaggaaaatagaGTCAATTTCTGCTGTTTCGAATGTGCTTTCTACGTATAGCCCTCTCTTTCCAGTGGCACTTCATCCGTGGAATAAAGACATAGTGTATTTCTGGTACGAGGGTTATATCTTAACTTTCAGTGTCAAGAAAGGATGGTTTGAAGATAAGCTATCATCGTTTCGTTCCGAGAGCATCGTAGCGATGTGGGAAATATTTCCTCTGTCGATGCCATTATGTCCAACCCAACTTCCTCAGCCACAATGGGACAGCAGCAAATTGGCAATGTTTGCTGATGTAAAACCTGATACAGAACAACGAAACAGCTGGGCATGA